One genomic region from Dehalococcoidia bacterium encodes:
- a CDS encoding nucleoside-diphosphate kinase yields MEVEKTFVMIKPDAVRRGLIGEIISTFERSGLSLYSMKMLRPTKDLVTRHYPDTTDWYSTVGKKCLDGYSLVGKDVKSELDTDDQVEIGKMVKRWLVDFLTSGNVVAMIWEGNSAVKNARRITGNTLPIMADPGSIRGRYSVDSPDIANAEKRPVHNLIHASGEIDEARDEIALWFPELHL; encoded by the coding sequence ATTGAAGTGGAGAAGACCTTTGTCATGATCAAGCCTGATGCAGTTCGCCGTGGCCTGATTGGTGAAATTATTTCCACATTTGAACGATCGGGGCTCAGCTTATATTCGATGAAGATGTTGCGTCCAACCAAAGACCTTGTAACCAGGCACTATCCAGATACCACAGATTGGTATTCAACCGTTGGCAAAAAGTGTCTCGACGGGTATTCACTTGTAGGCAAGGACGTCAAATCAGAACTGGACACGGATGATCAAGTTGAAATCGGGAAAATGGTTAAGCGTTGGCTCGTCGACTTTCTTACCAGCGGCAATGTTGTTGCGATGATTTGGGAAGGCAATTCAGCAGTAAAAAATGCGCGCCGTATTACTGGCAACACACTGCCCATTATGGCAGATCCGGGTTCAATCCGCGGGCGGTACAGCGTTGATTCGCCAGACATAGCCAACGCTGAAAAGCGACCCGTACACAATCTTATACACGCTTCAGGGGAGATCGATGAGGCCAGAGATGAAATTGCACTCTGGTTTCCGGAGCTCCATTTGTGA
- a CDS encoding MaoC family dehydratase N-terminal domain-containing protein — protein sequence MTSEAIKSFIGRTGELKIFEVEKGAIKRYADSVGETNLLYWDDEFAKNSKYGAIIAPPGFFGWPTSWTGAMPFQDEIMVDLMEALAKEGYPRILDGGIDYEFYMPIRAGDTLATISKVAEINEKESKTGKMYLSSIDTTFTNQNGSLVAKARKNFFAR from the coding sequence ATGACGTCAGAAGCGATCAAGAGTTTCATAGGTCGAACAGGGGAACTCAAGATTTTTGAGGTGGAGAAGGGAGCAATCAAGAGATATGCCGACTCGGTTGGCGAGACTAACCTGCTCTACTGGGATGACGAGTTCGCCAAGAATTCGAAGTACGGTGCTATCATTGCCCCGCCCGGGTTCTTCGGCTGGCCTACCTCATGGACGGGTGCCATGCCGTTCCAGGATGAGATCATGGTGGATTTGATGGAGGCGCTGGCTAAGGAAGGTTACCCTCGTATTCTTGACGGCGGAATAGACTATGAGTTCTATATGCCGATCAGGGCCGGGGATACATTGGCGACAATATCCAAGGTTGCAGAGATCAATGAAAAGGAATCCAAAACCGGCAAGATGTATTTATCAAGCATAGATACTACTTTCACCAACCAGAACGGCAGCTTGGTAGCCAAGGCGCGCAAGAATTTCTTCGCCCGCTAA
- a CDS encoding mechanosensitive ion channel family protein: MHIDLKDIDPWVRYCMSGGIFLACFGFAFASRWIITEVVGVVAKRSKTVLDDLLIQALKTPIFLSFIALGLWLALAQSTEHDPDIEQAFVAVYIAIVAMALTGTSRALLTWYGIEVAARTNTSIDDKLLPILRKVATFLIYAIAFMIILDRLNINISPFIASMGIGGLAIALALQSTLTNLLAGSYVAADGVIKKGHYIMLENGPEGYVESISWRSTKLRHWQGNIIVMPNSKLAEAVVTDYEVPDAAMLFGISCGVNYASDLVKVERVALEVAREVMQKMPEGAKDAEPLVRFKEFGDSNINFSIILKARDRVSQFPLKSEFIKALNKRFAEEGIDIQYPARKIYFAQN; this comes from the coding sequence ATGCATATTGATCTGAAAGATATTGACCCGTGGGTGAGATACTGTATGTCCGGTGGTATCTTCTTGGCCTGTTTTGGCTTTGCATTTGCCTCCAGATGGATCATTACCGAGGTTGTTGGTGTTGTTGCCAAGCGGAGCAAAACCGTATTGGATGACCTTCTCATTCAAGCCCTCAAGACGCCAATCTTCTTAAGTTTCATTGCCTTAGGCTTATGGTTGGCTCTGGCACAGTCCACCGAGCATGATCCAGATATCGAACAAGCGTTCGTTGCGGTTTATATCGCCATCGTTGCCATGGCTCTGACGGGGACCTCCCGCGCATTGCTGACTTGGTACGGTATCGAGGTGGCAGCACGTACCAATACAAGCATCGATGATAAACTTCTGCCTATATTGAGGAAGGTGGCAACGTTTCTTATCTATGCCATAGCGTTCATGATCATCTTGGACCGACTGAATATTAACATTAGCCCCTTTATCGCCAGTATGGGAATTGGCGGGTTGGCTATTGCGCTTGCCCTCCAGTCCACTCTCACAAACTTGCTGGCAGGATCGTACGTGGCAGCAGATGGCGTTATCAAGAAGGGACATTACATTATGCTGGAGAATGGGCCAGAGGGGTATGTGGAAAGTATCAGCTGGAGGAGCACCAAACTTCGGCACTGGCAGGGGAACATCATCGTCATGCCCAACTCTAAGTTGGCGGAGGCCGTTGTGACTGATTATGAGGTGCCTGATGCAGCGATGCTGTTCGGGATCTCTTGCGGCGTTAATTATGCCAGTGATCTGGTGAAGGTGGAACGGGTGGCACTGGAAGTGGCCAGAGAGGTGATGCAGAAAATGCCTGAAGGCGCAAAGGATGCCGAGCCGCTAGTCCGCTTCAAGGAATTCGGGGATTCCAATATCAATTTCAGCATCATATTGAAGGCCAGGGATCGCGTCAGCCAATTCCCTCTCAAGAGCGAATTCATCAAGGCTCTAAACAAGCGATTCGCTGAGGAGGGCATCGATATCCAGTACCCGGCGCGCAAGATTTATTTCGCCCAGAATTAA
- a CDS encoding aldehyde ferredoxin oxidoreductase family protein — translation MGNAYAGQILRVNLTKGDWKVEELDMDLVRRFIGGRGLGGKILFDEVDPNVDPLGPENKLIFVTGPLTGTGAPTGCRYMVVAKSPLTGAIGYANSGGYLGAELKFAGYDGIIFEGKSEKPVYLSIDDDEIELKPASHLWGKSSTETDELIKAELGDQWRGVDTRVSCIGPAGEKLSRIAAIMTENSAAARTGLAAVMGSKNLKAIAVRGTKGVRLADAESFRAKVAEQVDVFRDHPAYGQFGTMHVYGTAAGMALGNVAGALPTRHFSGGTFEAAEAELDPQLMRETTTVRQKGCFACPIACKRVSKTTAPGFEGHGEGPEFETLCLLGICCGVNNLQAIIKAGFICNEMGLDTISTGVTIACAMELYERGYITDAEAGCKLNFGNAESMVEMTRKIGLREGIGDILAEGAYRTAEKFGHPEVFIGAKKMEMPAHHARGLQGMGLGYATSNRGACHNSAMMSSHEFPAIGTGTVTKGKPQMVKHAQELAAVVDSCGLCLFPTGVLMQEGILLLFNEATGFNFELKELMLAGERIWNQERLFNLKAGFTKADDTVSRRMLEEPLPDGPAEGNVLRLGEMLPEYYQLRGWNEDGIPSAEKLAALGLDHVKSSNKI, via the coding sequence ATGGGAAACGCCTATGCCGGACAGATCCTCAGGGTAAACCTGACAAAGGGTGACTGGAAGGTTGAAGAACTGGATATGGACCTGGTTAGAAGGTTCATTGGGGGGCGTGGGCTTGGGGGGAAAATCCTTTTTGATGAAGTCGATCCGAACGTTGACCCGCTGGGTCCCGAGAATAAGCTGATATTTGTCACCGGCCCCCTAACCGGAACCGGCGCCCCTACGGGTTGCCGATATATGGTGGTGGCCAAATCTCCTCTGACAGGCGCGATAGGCTATGCCAATTCCGGCGGCTATTTAGGCGCGGAGCTAAAGTTTGCCGGCTATGACGGGATCATATTTGAAGGCAAGTCTGAGAAGCCGGTTTATCTGTCCATCGATGACGATGAGATCGAACTCAAACCGGCCTCCCATCTGTGGGGCAAAAGCAGCACAGAGACCGATGAACTGATCAAGGCGGAGCTGGGAGATCAGTGGAGAGGAGTGGACACCCGCGTTTCCTGCATCGGTCCCGCCGGGGAGAAGCTGTCGAGAATCGCTGCCATCATGACTGAGAATAGCGCTGCCGCGCGGACCGGGCTGGCAGCGGTAATGGGCTCCAAAAACCTCAAGGCAATAGCCGTCAGGGGAACCAAAGGTGTCCGTCTGGCAGATGCAGAATCGTTCAGAGCGAAAGTGGCGGAACAGGTGGACGTCTTCAGAGATCACCCGGCGTATGGGCAGTTCGGGACGATGCACGTTTACGGCACAGCGGCGGGGATGGCGTTGGGGAATGTGGCCGGTGCGTTGCCCACACGGCATTTTAGCGGGGGAACATTTGAAGCGGCGGAAGCGGAACTCGATCCGCAGTTGATGAGAGAGACCACCACGGTGCGACAAAAAGGATGCTTTGCCTGTCCCATCGCCTGCAAGAGGGTCAGCAAGACAACTGCCCCAGGTTTTGAAGGCCACGGAGAGGGCCCTGAGTTTGAGACTCTTTGTCTGCTGGGCATCTGCTGCGGGGTTAATAATCTTCAGGCTATTATCAAAGCCGGTTTCATCTGCAACGAGATGGGATTGGACACCATATCGACAGGCGTTACCATCGCTTGCGCCATGGAGCTCTATGAGCGGGGATATATCACTGATGCGGAAGCCGGATGTAAACTGAATTTCGGCAATGCCGAATCGATGGTGGAGATGACAAGGAAGATCGGATTGCGCGAGGGTATAGGGGATATACTGGCCGAAGGCGCTTATCGGACGGCGGAAAAGTTCGGGCATCCGGAGGTATTCATCGGGGCCAAGAAAATGGAGATGCCGGCACACCATGCCAGAGGGCTTCAGGGGATGGGATTGGGATATGCCACGTCCAATAGAGGCGCCTGCCATAACAGTGCCATGATGTCCAGCCACGAGTTTCCTGCTATCGGCACCGGAACGGTCACCAAAGGGAAACCGCAGATGGTAAAGCACGCTCAGGAACTCGCGGCCGTCGTCGATTCCTGCGGCTTGTGTCTCTTTCCAACAGGTGTTTTAATGCAGGAAGGTATCCTGCTTCTTTTCAATGAGGCCACCGGCTTTAATTTCGAGTTGAAAGAGCTGATGCTTGCTGGAGAGCGCATTTGGAACCAGGAACGGCTCTTCAATCTGAAGGCCGGGTTCACCAAGGCGGATGATACGGTTTCCCGGCGGATGCTGGAAGAACCTCTGCCGGACGGTCCGGCAGAAGGCAATGTGCTCAGGCTGGGTGAAATGCTGCCTGAGTATTACCAGCTAAGAGGGTGGAATGAAGACGGTATCCCAAGCGCGGAGAAACTTGCGGCATTGGGACTGGACCATGTGAAATCGAGCAACAAGATATAG
- a CDS encoding MaoC/PaaZ C-terminal domain-containing protein: protein MTTQIVFEDVKVGSEVTPLKKIATTQMLAKWAGSSGDFNPLHYEDTFAAAQGVGKPIVHGQLKRAWLVQLVTDWMGSQGTLKKFSCQFRAMDYPRQMASMHQYKDGETWWCKGTVTKTYVEADEHCADCDIWVENGKGEKTTIGSATVALPSRK, encoded by the coding sequence ATGACGACACAGATTGTTTTCGAAGATGTCAAAGTAGGTTCTGAGGTAACCCCGCTGAAGAAAATCGCCACCACTCAGATGCTGGCCAAGTGGGCTGGCTCTTCCGGAGATTTCAACCCGCTCCACTACGAAGATACCTTTGCGGCTGCTCAGGGAGTTGGCAAACCAATTGTCCACGGTCAGCTGAAGAGGGCTTGGCTGGTTCAGCTGGTCACCGATTGGATGGGATCACAGGGGACCTTGAAGAAATTCTCCTGCCAGTTCCGAGCTATGGACTATCCCCGGCAGATGGCATCGATGCATCAGTATAAGGATGGCGAAACCTGGTGGTGCAAAGGCACCGTCACCAAGACTTATGTCGAAGCCGATGAACATTGTGCAGATTGTGATATCTGGGTAGAGAACGGCAAGGGCGAGAAGACAACCATAGGCAGCGCCACCGTTGCGCTTCCATCGCGGAAATAG
- the pyrF gene encoding orotidine-5'-phosphate decarboxylase, whose amino-acid sequence MNFAEKLANASRKNKSLLCVGLDPDPTRMPPGIDVVQFCHQIIESTSDLVCAYKPNFAFFESLGTDGLLTLERICKRIPDHVPVIADAKRGDIGNTAKKYARSIFDVLGFDAATVNPYLGRDSIEPFMDYVNKGIFILCSTSNSGATDFQQLRCEMAGSSKMLPLFEIVAMKASEWNTHHNIGLVVGATQPEPLKRVRELCPDMPLLIPGVGAQGGDLAWAVKNGVDANGEKAIVNASRQVLYASNGIDFASAARLEAERIRHEINRALGR is encoded by the coding sequence ATGAACTTCGCCGAAAAGCTGGCCAACGCATCTCGGAAAAACAAGAGCCTTCTCTGTGTCGGCCTTGACCCCGACCCCACTCGCATGCCCCCCGGTATCGACGTTGTGCAATTCTGCCACCAGATCATCGAGTCGACCAGCGATCTGGTATGCGCCTATAAGCCGAACTTCGCTTTCTTCGAGTCTCTGGGAACGGACGGGCTCCTTACGCTGGAGAGAATCTGTAAACGTATTCCCGACCACGTTCCGGTAATTGCCGATGCCAAGCGGGGAGACATCGGCAACACAGCCAAGAAGTATGCCCGATCAATATTCGATGTGTTAGGGTTCGATGCGGCCACTGTGAATCCATATCTCGGCCGGGATTCGATTGAACCCTTTATGGATTATGTCAACAAGGGGATTTTTATCCTTTGCAGCACCTCCAATTCCGGCGCGACTGATTTTCAGCAACTCCGCTGCGAGATGGCAGGGAGCAGCAAAATGCTTCCGCTCTTTGAGATCGTGGCCATGAAGGCTTCGGAATGGAATACTCACCATAATATCGGGCTGGTGGTGGGAGCTACTCAACCGGAGCCGTTGAAGCGAGTCCGGGAACTCTGTCCCGATATGCCGCTCTTGATCCCCGGCGTCGGAGCGCAGGGGGGAGACCTGGCCTGGGCAGTCAAAAACGGGGTTGATGCCAATGGCGAAAAAGCCATCGTCAACGCCTCGCGCCAAGTCCTCTACGCCTCAAATGGAATTGATTTTGCCTCGGCCGCCAGACTGGAGGCCGAAAGAATTCGCCACGAGATCAACCGGGCTCTGGGAAGATAA